The following nucleotide sequence is from Halobacteriovorax sp. DA5.
CCTGCTACTCCGACCATTTTTAAAATCCCTTTCTATTTTCTTTTATCTTTCGGTGACTCAAGCACTACGTATGTTGATATTGAATTTACCTGTGGAAGTGTTCCAAGAACTTCTGTGTGAAATGTTTTATATGAAACAAGATCAGTCGTTTCAATTCTTAGAATGTATTCAAAGGGTTCTACTCCCTTAATGGTGGA
It contains:
- a CDS encoding Lrp/AsnC ligand binding domain-containing protein; translated protein: STIKGVEPFEYILRIETTDLVSYKTFHTEVLGTLPQVNSISTYVVLESPKDKRK